A stretch of the Candidatus Poribacteria bacterium genome encodes the following:
- a CDS encoding DUF5060 domain-containing protein has product MTKYIVLITIFTAAFFLSMAATVNAQKNSEVNMIERWGTYEVTLNGPDIGNPFTEVELTAEFTHNGRAFEPDGFYDGDGAYKIRFMPDEVGEWTYTTKSNRAELDGQSGQFTCIEPSDGNHGPVQVYKDFYLQYADGTPYHQFGTTCYAWAHQGDAMEEQTLETLAEAPFNKMRMCIFPKDYVYNKNEPVHYPFEGKPLKDWDFTRFNPEFWQHFEQRVQDLLDLGIEADIILFHTYDRWDFENMDAESDNRYIRYAVARLAAFRNVWWSLANEFDIMPAKQESDWDRFFQIIRDSDPYQRLRGIHNCRRWYDHNKPWVTHTSIQTSNMAQGIRYRTQYGKPVIYDECRYEGDIPQGWGNITAEEMVQKFWAGTVSGCYVGHGETYKHPDDLLWWAKGGILRGESPPRIAFLKDFMTDAPAFDTLAPIGDDKGRYILAKHGEYYLTYTTEPQTMTLDLPGERPYKIDRVDTWNMKIVPVGTAQPGEHTFAAPQGGSAYRFTPYAPGEKLRPEAKASADVLQGSAPLTVNFSAAGDLTHHWSFGDGTTSTESNPTHIYENLGQYVATLTVMNEEGDTSTTSLAIHVSPAAPADIGTHTKFPGSRDGLVFLWHGALEGSGDIESRGSAAIGEDGQMVLTGGAFLAKDVNEALLAACQASNQLTLECLVTTDNLNQDGPARIISFSNDITHRNFTFGQDGSRFAMRIRTPRTGANGLGGEFSFGKIETGKPIHVIVSYFDGNVYCYIDGELVYVSNGTRGDFSNWERYPLLFGDEASGGRNWEGKLSRVAIYSRFVGVEEAAHKFTVVPKNK; this is encoded by the coding sequence ATGACAAAATACATCGTACTAATAACAATTTTCACGGCTGCTTTTTTCCTAAGTATGGCGGCTACTGTGAATGCACAAAAAAACTCAGAGGTGAATATGATTGAACGTTGGGGAACATACGAAGTGACCTTGAATGGACCGGACATAGGAAATCCGTTCACTGAGGTCGAATTGACTGCAGAATTTACACATAATGGTCGGGCTTTTGAACCGGATGGGTTCTACGATGGAGACGGAGCTTACAAAATCCGTTTCATGCCTGATGAAGTCGGCGAATGGACGTACACGACGAAAAGCAACCGTGCGGAACTCGACGGTCAGAGTGGGCAGTTTACGTGCATTGAACCCTCTGATGGAAATCACGGACCTGTGCAAGTCTATAAGGATTTCTATCTGCAATACGCTGATGGGACACCCTATCACCAGTTTGGAACAACCTGCTATGCGTGGGCACATCAAGGGGATGCAATGGAGGAACAGACGCTTGAAACCCTCGCCGAGGCACCCTTTAACAAGATGCGGATGTGCATTTTTCCAAAAGACTACGTTTACAACAAAAATGAGCCGGTTCACTATCCATTTGAAGGGAAACCGCTAAAGGATTGGGACTTCACGAGGTTCAATCCTGAATTCTGGCAGCATTTCGAGCAGCGGGTGCAAGACCTTTTGGATCTCGGTATTGAGGCGGACATTATCCTGTTTCATACCTACGACCGATGGGATTTTGAGAATATGGATGCCGAAAGCGATAACCGATACATCCGTTATGCTGTTGCGCGGCTGGCAGCTTTTCGGAATGTTTGGTGGTCTCTCGCAAATGAATTTGACATCATGCCAGCGAAACAGGAATCCGATTGGGACAGGTTTTTTCAGATTATTCGCGACTCTGACCCGTATCAGCGTTTACGTGGGATTCACAATTGCAGACGTTGGTATGACCACAACAAACCGTGGGTGACACATACGAGCATTCAGACCTCTAATATGGCGCAGGGCATCCGCTATCGCACGCAATACGGAAAACCTGTTATCTATGACGAGTGCCGTTATGAGGGCGACATTCCACAAGGCTGGGGAAACATCACAGCAGAAGAGATGGTTCAAAAGTTCTGGGCAGGGACCGTTTCTGGGTGCTATGTTGGACATGGGGAGACATACAAACATCCGGATGACCTCCTCTGGTGGGCAAAAGGGGGTATCCTGCGGGGTGAAAGTCCACCTCGGATTGCGTTCCTCAAAGACTTCATGACGGACGCACCTGCATTTGATACGCTTGCGCCGATCGGTGATGATAAGGGACGGTATATCCTCGCGAAACATGGGGAATACTATCTTACTTACACAACCGAACCGCAGACAATGACGCTGGATTTGCCCGGAGAACGACCCTATAAAATTGACCGCGTGGATACGTGGAACATGAAGATCGTTCCTGTCGGTACGGCGCAACCTGGAGAGCATACGTTCGCTGCACCGCAAGGTGGTTCTGCCTATCGCTTTACACCGTACGCACCGGGTGAGAAACTCCGTCCAGAGGCGAAAGCGTCCGCCGATGTGCTTCAAGGCAGCGCACCGCTCACTGTGAATTTCTCAGCGGCAGGGGATCTGACACACCATTGGAGTTTCGGAGACGGTACAACATCCACTGAATCGAATCCGACGCACATCTACGAAAACCTTGGTCAATACGTTGCAACGCTTACGGTGATGAACGAGGAGGGCGACACCTCAACGACATCCCTCGCAATCCATGTATCACCGGCGGCTCCGGCTGACATCGGAACGCACACGAAATTCCCCGGTTCGCGTGATGGACTTGTTTTTCTTTGGCACGGTGCACTTGAGGGCAGTGGGGATATCGAATCCCGCGGCAGTGCGGCAATCGGTGAAGATGGACAGATGGTTCTGACAGGTGGTGCGTTTCTCGCTAAAGATGTAAATGAGGCACTTCTCGCAGCATGTCAGGCGAGCAATCAATTGACGCTTGAGTGTCTCGTTACAACGGATAATCTGAATCAGGATGGTCCCGCACGGATTATCTCTTTCTCAAACGATATTACCCATCGCAACTTTACCTTCGGACAGGATGGCAGTCGTTTTGCGATGAGAATCCGCACGCCGCGGACCGGCGCGAATGGATTGGGCGGTGAGTTCTCTTTCGGCAAGATTGAGACGGGGAAACCGATACACGTCATCGTCAGTTATTTTGATGGAAACGTCTATTGCTATATCGATGGTGAACTCGTCTACGTTAGCAACGGTACGCGGGGAGATTTCAGCAATTGGGAACGCTATCCGTTGCTTTTCGGTGATGAAGCGAGCGGCGGTCGGAATTGGGAAGGCAAGCTGAGCCGTGTAGCGATCTACAGCCGATTTGTAGGTGTAGAGGAAGCCGCACATAAGTTTACAGTGGTCCCTAAAAACAAATAG
- a CDS encoding nucleoside hydrolase, producing MQYSIFLYSRRNLKVSFLVTISTLFIMTITPINLLAEGAEKTHPKRVIFETDMSTDVDDVGALAVLHALADSGEAEILAISFNEVHPSAADAICAINTWYNRGNIPIGIYKGDLADPDESSYLDTIANFPHNLPTIPIPSSLELYLQVLSEQPDNSVTIISVGFLNNLYDLLKANPDLVTQKVTKLVVMALVIDDPYNTVRHDLVDKSEYVIHNWPTPLTISHYGESVHTGTKLAETPAGNPVREAYYRRFNKQYKGRSSWDQLAVLYGVRGVSDYFVEITEGKGRLSNGYEWEMKPGFRSYLDPKVSDSEFVRIVEDLMIKPPGR from the coding sequence ATGCAGTATTCAATCTTTCTTTATTCACGTCGAAACTTGAAAGTTTCGTTCCTTGTGACGATATCAACGCTTTTCATTATGACAATAACACCAATCAATTTGCTGGCAGAAGGTGCTGAGAAAACGCACCCTAAAAGGGTAATATTTGAGACGGATATGTCTACCGACGTAGATGATGTCGGGGCCTTGGCTGTATTACATGCTCTTGCGGATAGTGGAGAGGCAGAAATCCTTGCGATCAGTTTCAATGAAGTACATCCGAGTGCTGCCGATGCCATTTGTGCAATAAATACATGGTATAATCGGGGCAACATTCCGATCGGTATCTATAAGGGCGATCTCGCTGACCCTGATGAATCCAGCTACTTGGACACGATCGCTAATTTCCCACACAATCTCCCAACTATTCCAATCCCCAGTTCCTTAGAGCTTTATTTACAGGTGCTGAGTGAACAACCGGATAACTCGGTGACGATTATCAGCGTTGGGTTTCTCAATAATCTCTACGATCTCCTGAAAGCGAATCCTGACCTCGTTACTCAAAAGGTTACCAAACTCGTGGTAATGGCGTTGGTTATTGATGATCCTTACAACACAGTTCGCCACGATTTAGTTGATAAGTCGGAATATGTTATCCACAATTGGCCCACGCCACTTACTATCAGCCATTATGGAGAGTCCGTTCATACTGGAACGAAACTTGCGGAGACACCCGCTGGCAATCCTGTGCGAGAGGCGTATTACCGGCGGTTCAACAAGCAGTATAAGGGACGTTCCAGTTGGGACCAACTGGCGGTCTTATACGGTGTGCGTGGTGTCAGTGATTATTTCGTTGAAATTACGGAAGGCAAGGGTAGGTTATCGAATGGATATGAGTGGGAGATGAAGCCGGGTTTTCGGTCTTATCTGGATCCGAAGGTATCGGATAGTGAGTTTGTCCGTATTGTTGAAGATTTGATGATTAAACCGCCTGGGAGATAA
- a CDS encoding DPP IV N-terminal domain-containing protein: MKRKHFGMIFGVVFLASSILLLTKVYAQEPGVGYVSFNSDRTGNHDIYIIDTNGRNLRNLTDHPAKDFSATWAPDGRSFAYVSDRDGNYEIYVMDLSQSETRRLTNHPARDNNPAWSPDGQWIAFESDREEGYHIYKMNIRGEKLQQLTSKGQFNSKPAWSPDGKHIAFNSNRDTSHGIYVMKSNGKRLRKLRTGNGANPAWSPNGKQIVFSEARDRILKNHALFIVNLDGSGLRQLNNDPRFHHQPAWSPDGKWIAYILWQGRGRGTDVHVINVAGKPIQRLTNDGVNKSFPKWVPEGFLAVSPIAQTQTTLWGRLKKSDSD; this comes from the coding sequence ATGAAACGTAAACACTTTGGCATGATATTCGGAGTTGTGTTCTTAGCAAGTAGCATACTGCTCCTGACGAAGGTTTATGCTCAGGAACCCGGCGTTGGATATGTGTCTTTTAACTCTGATCGAACAGGAAATCACGACATCTATATCATTGATACAAATGGTAGAAATCTCCGAAACTTAACGGATCACCCTGCGAAGGATTTTTCTGCGACCTGGGCACCCGATGGAAGGTCTTTCGCTTATGTGTCGGATCGAGACGGAAATTATGAGATTTATGTGATGGATCTAAGTCAGAGCGAAACTCGCCGGTTGACGAACCATCCCGCACGAGACAATAATCCTGCCTGGTCTCCAGACGGACAATGGATCGCTTTTGAATCGGATCGAGAAGAGGGTTACCATATCTACAAAATGAACATTCGTGGTGAAAAACTGCAGCAACTTACAAGCAAGGGGCAATTTAACTCAAAACCAGCGTGGTCTCCAGACGGGAAACACATCGCTTTCAATTCAAATCGGGATACAAGCCACGGTATCTATGTAATGAAATCTAACGGGAAAAGACTGAGAAAACTCAGGACTGGAAACGGAGCGAATCCTGCGTGGTCGCCGAATGGAAAACAGATCGTCTTTTCTGAGGCACGAGACAGAATTTTGAAAAATCATGCGCTTTTCATCGTAAACCTTGATGGCAGCGGTTTACGCCAGTTGAATAACGATCCGCGGTTTCACCACCAACCTGCGTGGTCGCCGGATGGGAAATGGATCGCCTACATTTTATGGCAAGGTCGTGGGAGAGGTACTGATGTTCACGTGATAAATGTGGCAGGTAAACCGATCCAGCGATTGACAAATGATGGGGTAAACAAGTCTTTCCCTAAGTGGGTGCCGGAGGGGTTTCTTGCTGTTTCTCCAATTGCACAGACACAAACAACCCTCTGGGGCAGACTGAAAAAATCCGACAGCGATTAA